A region from the Halomarina litorea genome encodes:
- a CDS encoding potassium channel family protein, which yields MEIVVVGAGSIGSSLIEMATLEDNDVTVIEKDPATAHDIEERYDCSVIVKDATDREALWAARAEDADVVIATTEQDPVNMMVMMLSREMGCESLISVVHNKEDIELFRTLGVNVVENPQRLIAEYIYRTIRRPGIKDFMRVGDTAEVFEITVAEEAAIVGQSLEEADMAGLLPPNMITVAIDRDGEIIVPRGPTEIRAGDRVTIFSDNGVSEDVISPFRSADDEE from the coding sequence ATGGAGATCGTAGTCGTCGGTGCGGGCAGCATTGGGTCCAGCCTGATCGAAATGGCGACTCTCGAGGATAATGACGTCACAGTCATTGAAAAGGACCCAGCAACTGCCCACGATATCGAGGAGCGATACGATTGTTCTGTGATCGTCAAAGACGCCACTGACCGCGAAGCGCTCTGGGCGGCGCGTGCAGAGGACGCCGACGTGGTCATCGCGACGACCGAGCAGGACCCCGTTAATATGATGGTCATGATGCTCTCTCGCGAGATGGGCTGTGAGTCGCTCATCAGCGTGGTTCACAACAAAGAGGATATCGAACTCTTCCGGACGCTTGGTGTGAACGTCGTCGAGAATCCACAGCGACTCATCGCGGAATACATCTATCGAACGATTCGTCGGCCCGGAATCAAGGACTTCATGCGGGTTGGTGATACCGCAGAAGTCTTCGAAATCACGGTCGCTGAGGAAGCTGCAATCGTTGGACAGTCGCTTGAAGAGGCAGACATGGCTGGATTGCTCCCCCCGAATATGATTACCGTCGCGATTGACCGGGATGGTGAGATCATCGTCCCTCGGGGGCCAACAGAAATTCGCGCTGGCGATCGTGTGACGATCTTTTCCGATAACGGGGTTTCCGAAGATGTCATCTCGCCGTTTCGGAGTGCCGATGACGAGGAGTGA
- a CDS encoding archaea-specific SMC-related protein: MSQQTSCEPATVTVENIGGIEACELTLNPGVTILTGQNATGRTSLLTALAGALGGSGATLKSDAEEGFVKLSIDEKTYSRRFVRSNGDVTRTGAPYSENSELVDLFACLLEDNAARQAIQNGQSLREIIMRPVDTDAIQETIHQLEDERTELNTRINEIRSKCEQLPELEEREEDLQDRLQAIAEALESVRETVDEHEADPEEAGAAQEAFDELERLRQQLNRKQSQVETHRETLRALRNERAELECEMDSLSMEEDELSEIESELTTLQERERRLSNLVTELSAIVDFNEDLLSNEGPDLDLWSSTGQEVTARLDPATELVECWTCGSEVEQREISDRLDELRNVIAEKRNELHELEDTVETLRTQRANFQQTKTRKAELESQLEEVRSDIKRRQRQVETVEREIDELRDEIETQEHRVRETEELRDTELLDAYERLSELQYERGQLEQELSDVEDDLVEIHQLDNELEQLEAQREEVQEELKSQRTRIEDLEREAIEAFNTRMEDILDILEYRNIERVWIERKEGTKFDSRRGGYRGGSVSTFELHVVRSNEDGAVYEDTIDTLSESEREVIGLVVALSGYLVHQVYEVVPMMLLDSLEAIDATRIARLIEYFAEHAPFLVVALLPEDAQALDESFDRIPAQMIAAAE, from the coding sequence ATGTCACAGCAAACTAGCTGCGAGCCAGCAACAGTCACGGTGGAGAATATTGGCGGGATAGAAGCGTGTGAACTCACGCTCAATCCCGGCGTGACAATACTGACAGGACAGAACGCTACAGGCCGGACCTCGCTGTTGACAGCGCTCGCAGGCGCACTGGGGGGGTCTGGAGCGACATTGAAAAGCGACGCCGAAGAAGGATTCGTCAAGCTATCGATCGACGAAAAAACCTATTCTCGCCGGTTCGTCCGATCAAATGGTGACGTTACCAGAACCGGAGCGCCCTACTCCGAGAATTCCGAGCTGGTGGATCTCTTTGCGTGCCTACTCGAGGACAACGCGGCACGTCAGGCAATCCAGAACGGACAAAGCCTCAGGGAGATCATCATGCGACCGGTGGATACGGATGCCATTCAGGAGACGATCCACCAATTGGAGGACGAGCGCACGGAATTGAACACCCGGATCAACGAAATCCGTTCGAAGTGTGAGCAGCTTCCAGAACTCGAAGAGCGTGAAGAAGACCTCCAGGACCGTCTGCAGGCGATAGCAGAAGCGCTAGAGTCGGTCAGGGAGACCGTCGATGAGCACGAAGCCGACCCCGAAGAAGCTGGTGCCGCCCAGGAGGCATTCGACGAACTCGAACGACTGCGCCAACAGCTCAATCGCAAGCAGTCTCAAGTGGAGACGCACCGCGAGACTCTCCGTGCACTCCGGAACGAACGAGCGGAGCTCGAGTGTGAGATGGACTCGCTGTCGATGGAAGAAGACGAGCTTTCCGAGATTGAGTCCGAGCTGACCACCCTTCAGGAACGTGAGCGTCGATTGTCGAATCTAGTGACGGAACTCTCTGCTATTGTCGACTTCAACGAAGACCTCCTATCGAACGAAGGGCCTGACCTCGACCTCTGGTCGTCGACCGGGCAAGAGGTAACGGCTCGACTCGATCCAGCGACCGAACTCGTCGAATGCTGGACGTGCGGTAGTGAAGTCGAACAACGTGAAATCAGTGATCGCCTCGACGAACTCCGGAATGTCATCGCCGAGAAACGGAACGAGTTGCATGAGCTCGAAGACACCGTCGAAACGCTCCGTACGCAGCGGGCGAACTTTCAACAGACCAAAACGCGGAAGGCAGAACTGGAATCCCAACTCGAAGAAGTTCGGTCAGATATAAAACGACGGCAGCGTCAGGTAGAGACGGTCGAACGCGAGATTGACGAACTCCGGGACGAAATCGAAACTCAGGAACACCGGGTTCGTGAGACCGAGGAACTTCGAGACACCGAACTCCTCGATGCCTACGAGCGCCTCAGCGAACTCCAGTACGAGCGGGGTCAACTCGAACAGGAACTTTCCGACGTCGAGGACGACCTCGTGGAGATTCACCAACTGGATAACGAACTGGAGCAGCTCGAGGCGCAACGAGAAGAGGTTCAGGAGGAACTCAAATCCCAGCGCACCCGGATCGAAGACCTCGAACGAGAAGCCATCGAGGCATTCAACACACGGATGGAGGACATCCTTGACATCCTCGAATACAGAAACATCGAACGCGTCTGGATTGAGCGGAAAGAAGGAACGAAGTTCGACTCTCGACGTGGTGGGTATCGGGGTGGATCCGTGTCTACATTCGAACTGCACGTCGTCAGATCCAATGAAGACGGCGCGGTCTACGAAGACACGATCGACACGTTGAGCGAAAGCGAGCGCGAGGTTATTGGGCTCGTAGTAGCACTATCCGGATACCTCGTCCACCAGGTGTATGAAGTGGTTCCGATGATGCTCCTCGATTCGCTAGAAGCAATCGATGCAACACGAATTGCCCGACTCATCGAGTACTTCGCCGAACACGCCCCGTTCCTTGTCGTAGCGTTACTCCCCGAAGATGCGCAGGCTCTCGACGAGTCCTTCGACCGAATCCCAGCACAGATGATCGCAGCAGCCGAATGA
- the rdfA gene encoding rod-determining factor RdfA: MSQETNAACCKVGRAIDSYDLFEFDAELRTRRQRGSSLRDLATFTNTRILERTLATAEADVVGDPETLYQILTDDEIRQSRRTEVESKLENREIDLDRLRRDFVSHTTMRHHLQDCLDIDTSRDQHVDPAAERGTIEWARARSEQVIEESLSRLQSAGDLETGPLEVTHSVRVTCDACGESYRLHELLDTGRCACTYERD, encoded by the coding sequence ATGTCACAGGAGACAAACGCCGCGTGTTGCAAGGTCGGACGGGCAATTGACTCGTATGACCTCTTCGAGTTCGATGCCGAACTCCGCACTCGCCGACAGCGAGGGAGTAGTCTCCGCGACCTCGCGACGTTTACGAACACTCGCATCCTCGAGCGAACTCTTGCGACTGCAGAGGCCGATGTGGTTGGCGACCCCGAAACACTGTATCAGATTCTGACAGATGATGAGATCCGACAGAGCAGACGAACAGAGGTGGAATCCAAACTGGAGAACCGAGAGATTGATCTCGACCGTCTTCGGCGTGACTTCGTCTCACACACAACGATGCGACACCATCTACAGGACTGTCTCGATATCGACACCAGTCGAGACCAGCACGTAGACCCAGCTGCCGAACGGGGCACGATCGAGTGGGCACGGGCGCGGAGTGAGCAAGTTATCGAAGAATCCCTCTCCCGTCTCCAAAGCGCAGGTGATCTCGAAACCGGGCCGCTAGAGGTCACCCATTCAGTCCGAGTTACCTGTGATGCCTGCGGAGAATCGTACCGGCTCCATGAACTGCTTGACACGGGGCGCTGTGCCTGCACGTATGAACGAGACTGA